In one Polyangia bacterium genomic region, the following are encoded:
- a CDS encoding transcriptional repressor: MKKAPQVSVDVGSLKKRIRDVGLRGTGSRIAVLRVLQAARAPMTHNEVSDQLTSSGYDHATIYRNLVDLSRAGLLARTDLGDHVWRFEVRRGSADHKAQHPHFVCVDCGDVNCLPEKAVSVRGTPGAPRALRRRRVVIQLQGRCDNCERLAAAG; this comes from the coding sequence GTGAAGAAGGCGCCACAGGTATCGGTCGACGTCGGTTCTCTGAAGAAGCGGATCCGGGATGTGGGCCTGCGCGGCACCGGTTCCCGAATCGCGGTGCTCCGGGTGCTGCAGGCGGCCCGCGCTCCGATGACCCACAACGAGGTTTCGGACCAGCTCACCTCCTCGGGGTACGATCACGCGACCATCTATCGAAACCTCGTCGATCTGAGCCGGGCGGGCCTGCTCGCGCGGACGGATCTCGGCGACCACGTCTGGCGGTTCGAGGTGCGGCGCGGGAGCGCCGACCACAAGGCGCAGCACCCGCACTTCGTCTGCGTCGACTGCGGAGACGTGAACTGCCTTCCCGAGAAGGCCGTCAGCGTGCGCGGCACGCCCGGGGCCCCGCGGGCACTCCGCCGGCGGCGTGTCGTGATTCAGCTCCAGGGCCGCTGCGACAATTGCGAGCGGCTGGCCGCCGCCGGCTGA